Proteins from one Telopea speciosissima isolate NSW1024214 ecotype Mountain lineage chromosome 1, Tspe_v1, whole genome shotgun sequence genomic window:
- the LOC122649758 gene encoding uncharacterized protein LOC122649758: protein MKHKKTSVNLLSVKQRLNELIRSYVSRFNKEFLDVRDLDEATAHTVMSDGLTHEDLIKDFARKPTKSMAELLNRCNEFANIEDVLQACKGNENEGENKRSATDDRRDEKRTKTDRRAESSDQAQSPEYTPLNRSRKEILMQIQDDGYIHRPRPMQAGSSRNPNKYCLFHKDEGHDTEECYQLKREIEELIRAGHLQ from the coding sequence ATGAAGCATAAGAAGACGTCGGtgaacctcctcagcgtgaaacAGAGGTTGAACGAGTTGATCCGATCGTACGTCTCCCGGTTCAATAAAGAATTCTTGGATGTTAGAGACCTGGATGAGGCCACAGCTCACACCGTAATGAGCGATGGACTTACACATGaagacctgatcaaggactttGCTCGAAAGCCGACCAAAAGTATGGCCGAGCTCCTCAACAGGTGTAACGAGTTTGCGAACATAGAAGACGTTCTCCAAGCATGCAAGGGGAATGAAAACGAGGGAGAGAATAAAAGGTCAGCGACCGATGACCGAAGGGATGAAAAGCGGACCAAGACTGATCGTAGAGCCGAGAGCTCAGACCAAGCTCAGAGTCCCGAGTACACTCCCTTAAACAGGTCGCGGAAGGAaattttgatgcaaattcaaGACGACGGGTACATACACCGacctcgaccgatgcaagccgggtcatcccgaaaccccaacaagtactgcCTATTCCATAAGGACGAAGGCCACGACACTGAGGAGTGCTACCAGTTGAAacgagaaatcgaagagctgatcaGAGCTGGGCACTTGCAGTGA